Proteins found in one Quercus robur chromosome 2, dhQueRobu3.1, whole genome shotgun sequence genomic segment:
- the LOC126693795 gene encoding uncharacterized protein LOC126693795 → METRIGGDRAKEITDRLPFDGAIHTETIGFAGGIWLLWNSDRVEVTHLANTEQEIHVEIKVLPSNLSWIFTAVYASHRCVERQILWENLSKVAKLHNLPWIIAGDFNEPLVDEDKYGGRPVSISRSLLFKECLDKCSMVDMGFNGSKYTWTNRREISSLIQERLDRFFMNPSWCLLYPNAKVTHLTRCHSDHCPVLMETNPRGQMFLNRPFKFQSFWLSDPSFPFVVNQAWRQPRKLMEAIDSFAKQATLWNKNHFGNIFHKKKRIMTRLDGVQMALASEPSASLVNLENHLLKELDVVLEQEKDLCALKSRIN, encoded by the coding sequence ATGGAAACCCGGATTGGGGGAGACAGAGCTAAGGAGATAACTGACCGTCTTCCTTTTGATGGCGCTATTCACACGGAGACAATCGGTTTTGCTGGTGGCATTTGGCTTCTCTGGAATTCTGACAGGGTTGAGGTAACGCATCTTGCCAATACGGAGCAAGAGATTCATGTGGAAATTAAGGTATTACCTTCTAACTTATCTTGGATTTTTACGGCTGTATATGCTAGTCATAGATGTGTAGAAAGACAGATTTTGTGGGAGAATCTTTCTAAAGTTGCTAAACTTCATAATTTGCCTTGGATTATAGCTGGGGATTTTAACGAGCCCCTTGTAGATGAGGATAAATATGGGGGTAGGCCAGTGAGCATATCTAGATCTCTTCTATTTAAAGAGTGTCTGGACAAATGTAGTATGGTGGATATGGGTTTTAATGGGTCAAAATATACTTGGACTAATAGAAGGGAGATCAGTAGTCTTATTCAAGAGAGATTAGACAGGTTTTTTATGAACCCCAGTTGGTGTCTGTTGTACCCGAATGCTAAGGTGACGCACCTCACGAGGTGTCACTCGGACCATTGCCCGGTTCTAATGGAAACTAATCCTAGAGGCCAAATGTTTCTGAATAGACCTTTTAAATTTCAGAGCTTTTGGTTATCCGATCCTTCTTTTCCCTTTGTAGTAAATCAGGCTTGGCGGCAACCTAGGAAGCTTATGGAAGCAATTGACTCTTTCGCCAAGCAAGCTACCCTGTGGAATAAAAACCACTTCGGTAATATCTTTCATAAGAAGAAGAGAATCATGACCCGGCTTGATGGTGTTCAAATGGCTTTGGCCTCGGAGCCTTCTGCCTCTCTAGTAAATCTTGAGAACCATCTTCTTAAGGAGTTGGATGTTGTTTTGGAGCAAGAAAAGGATCTGTGTGCACTAAAATCCAGAATTAACTAG